The Bacillus carboniphilus genome contains a region encoding:
- a CDS encoding DNA translocase FtsK — translation MNWFTKLMKYLLSEEEDSTERLKNEILDQEEEYPNITDAKVKYQYPTGQFRFPIIDDQEKSPNINSQQVEKKQDIHKKKKMAFKPSETPSPIYGFNKREDSSVNAKKIDEQNQKEFDPIFLNHSIQSSKGDETSFISSLEGGEQSLERVTELDNEKENIQWMSEEEIAVTVDDLKDVEDQSRENQTEQLIEEDQDFEDKTPSPTSDTDLDSEKNSSIIYEKDSTEKIDAHSRSKKKVGKEKQIENQHRKRTVPYNVIMYGRDRKQEKDISQYPSLSLLNAPKISQNNDKDWIEKQCSLLNEMFKSFNVKASVVNVTQGPAVTRLEVHPEPGVKVNRITNLTDDIKLALSAKDIRIEAPIPGKNTIGIEIPNAQSRMVTLKEILRTKSFTENHHFLPVALGLDISGQPVVTDLKKMPHGLIAGATGSGKSVCINTMLLSILYKQDPHQVKLLLIDPKMVELAPYNGIPHLVSPVITDVKAATSALKWAVQEMERRYELFSYAGVRDIYRFNEKTSRKEERLPYLVIVIDELADLMMVAPTDVEEAICRIAQKARACGIHLLIATQRPSVDVITGLIKANVPTRIAFSVSSQVDSRTIIDFGGAERLLGKGDMLFVENGSSKPLRIQGTFVSDEEIERVVSFVKKQGNPSYLFKQEELLKNAEKSHAEDELYEEACLYIIEQGSASTSSIQRRFRIGYNRAARLMELMQQDGIISEQKGSKPRDVLVTLEEFSNRQNE, via the coding sequence ATGAACTGGTTTACAAAACTAATGAAATATTTATTGAGTGAAGAAGAAGACTCAACTGAAAGACTCAAAAATGAGATTCTTGATCAAGAAGAGGAATATCCCAATATAACAGATGCAAAAGTGAAATATCAGTATCCAACTGGTCAATTTAGGTTTCCTATAATTGATGATCAAGAAAAGTCACCTAATATAAATTCACAGCAAGTAGAAAAAAAGCAAGATATTCACAAAAAGAAAAAAATGGCTTTTAAACCTTCTGAAACCCCTTCACCCATTTATGGGTTTAACAAGAGGGAAGACAGTAGTGTAAATGCTAAAAAGATAGATGAGCAAAATCAAAAAGAGTTTGATCCTATTTTTTTAAACCATTCTATACAATCTTCAAAAGGTGATGAAACTTCCTTTATATCTTCATTAGAAGGTGGTGAACAATCACTGGAGAGGGTGACTGAGTTGGATAATGAAAAAGAAAATATCCAATGGATGAGTGAAGAGGAAATTGCGGTCACTGTGGATGATTTAAAAGACGTAGAAGATCAAAGCAGAGAAAACCAAACTGAACAATTAATAGAAGAGGATCAAGATTTTGAAGATAAGACGCCTAGTCCGACTAGTGATACTGATTTAGATTCTGAGAAGAATAGTTCAATCATCTATGAAAAAGATTCTACTGAAAAAATAGATGCTCATTCACGATCAAAGAAAAAAGTAGGAAAAGAAAAGCAAATAGAAAATCAACATAGAAAAAGAACTGTCCCATATAATGTGATTATGTATGGGCGAGATAGAAAGCAGGAAAAAGACATTTCTCAATATCCATCTTTATCTTTATTAAATGCACCGAAAATAAGCCAAAATAATGATAAAGATTGGATAGAAAAACAGTGTTCGCTTTTAAACGAAATGTTTAAGAGCTTTAATGTAAAAGCCTCTGTTGTAAATGTTACTCAGGGACCTGCCGTTACAAGGTTAGAAGTACATCCAGAGCCAGGCGTTAAGGTGAATCGAATTACAAATTTAACAGATGACATTAAACTAGCCCTTTCTGCAAAGGATATTCGTATTGAAGCGCCTATTCCGGGGAAGAACACGATTGGAATTGAAATACCGAACGCACAAAGCAGAATGGTTACGTTAAAAGAAATTTTACGCACGAAGTCTTTCACAGAAAATCATCATTTTTTACCAGTAGCTCTTGGGTTAGATATATCTGGACAACCGGTTGTTACAGATTTAAAGAAAATGCCCCATGGATTGATAGCAGGGGCGACAGGCTCTGGGAAAAGTGTCTGTATAAATACGATGCTATTAAGTATTTTATATAAGCAAGATCCTCATCAAGTAAAGTTACTTTTGATTGATCCTAAAATGGTTGAGCTTGCTCCTTATAATGGGATTCCACACTTAGTAAGTCCTGTTATTACGGATGTCAAAGCGGCCACATCAGCTTTGAAATGGGCTGTTCAAGAAATGGAACGACGATATGAATTATTTTCTTATGCCGGCGTACGTGATATTTATCGTTTTAATGAAAAAACGTCTCGAAAAGAAGAGCGTCTCCCTTATTTAGTAATTGTCATTGATGAATTGGCAGATTTAATGATGGTGGCACCAACAGATGTAGAAGAAGCCATTTGTCGTATCGCTCAAAAAGCAAGGGCGTGTGGAATTCACTTATTAATTGCTACACAACGTCCTTCCGTCGATGTGATTACCGGCTTAATTAAAGCTAATGTTCCAACAAGAATCGCGTTCTCCGTTTCATCTCAAGTGGATTCAAGAACGATTATTGATTTTGGAGGGGCTGAAAGGTTGTTAGGAAAAGGAGATATGCTGTTTGTCGAAAATGGCTCTTCTAAACCTTTACGGATTCAAGGTACCTTTGTTTCAGATGAAGAAATTGAAAGGGTCGTTTCTTTTGTGAAAAAACAAGGAAACCCTTCTTATTTGTTTAAACAAGAAGAACTACTAAAGAATGCGGAAAAAAGCCATGCTGAAGATGAGCTTTATGAAGAAGCTTGTCTGTATATAATAGAGCAAGGGTCTGCCTCTACATCGAGTATTCAAAGGAGATTTAGAATCGGATATAACCGTGCAGCTAGATTAATGGAGTTAATGCAACAAGATGGAATAATATCCGAGCAAAAAGGAAGTAAGCCGCGTGATGTACTTGTAACATTAGAGGAGTTTTCAAATCGGCAAAATGAATAG
- a CDS encoding YtnP family quorum-quenching lactonase, translating into METLSVGQTKLTWLNGGVTHLDGGAMFGVVPKPLWSKKYPVNEKNQIELRTDPILIQKHGLNILIETGIGINKMNDKLKRNYGVTEESSVESCLKELNLSPAHIDMVIMTHMHYDHACGLSKWEKDQLVSTFPNAKIITSKVEWEEMINPNIRSVNTYWKENWQAIEGQVELFEDEIEVLQGIKVIHTGGHSDGHSIVVIHEEDEKIFHMADLMPTHAHNKPLWVLAYDDYPMTSIEQKIHWIPKGMKGRVWFTFYHDAYYRAIKWDENGEVVDKVLRKRN; encoded by the coding sequence GTGGAGACATTATCTGTTGGTCAAACAAAGTTAACGTGGTTAAATGGTGGAGTTACTCATCTTGATGGTGGAGCTATGTTTGGGGTTGTTCCCAAGCCATTGTGGTCTAAAAAATATCCTGTAAATGAGAAGAATCAAATAGAATTAAGGACAGATCCTATTCTTATACAAAAGCATGGATTGAATATACTAATTGAAACCGGGATTGGGATTAATAAAATGAATGATAAGTTAAAAAGAAACTATGGAGTCACAGAAGAGTCTTCAGTTGAGTCTTGTTTAAAGGAATTAAACCTCTCTCCAGCCCATATTGATATGGTAATTATGACTCACATGCATTATGATCATGCTTGTGGTCTGTCGAAGTGGGAAAAGGATCAGCTGGTATCAACGTTTCCAAATGCAAAGATTATTACTTCAAAAGTTGAATGGGAAGAGATGATTAATCCGAATATAAGGTCGGTCAATACATATTGGAAAGAAAATTGGCAGGCTATAGAAGGACAGGTAGAACTATTCGAAGATGAAATAGAAGTACTACAAGGAATTAAGGTAATCCATACTGGAGGGCATAGTGATGGTCATAGTATCGTGGTCATACATGAAGAAGATGAAAAGATTTTTCATATGGCGGACTTAATGCCAACACATGCTCACAATAAACCACTTTGGGTATTGGCATATGACGATTATCCAATGACATCCATCGAACAAAAAATTCATTGGATACCAAAAGGTATGAAAGGGCGAGTGTGGTTCACGTTTTATCATGATGCCTATTATAGAGCAATCAAATGGGATGAAAATGGTGAAGTTGTTGACAAAGTGTTACGAAAAAGAAACTAA
- the pulA gene encoding type I pullulanase, with the protein MLRVNRFFQAFLDDYETITILIPRQGYDGLEKTFVLLDQDASIPLNIEESYEVENHIKFVCKFKTIIEIGSLYEIVDERGRKTDLQIGAIIRTKQFDKDFYTDQPLGISYSSEKIKGSLWAPTALYVKVRLWKSNEHNMMEMALTRGNKGVWTFEKKGNYEGYFYMFLVCVNLVWYELVDPYAKAVSINGEWGVVVDLSKTSIRRFSTPFMKHKTDAVIYELHVRDASMHQRSGIIEKGTFNGLTEIPTKTPEDLSTGLSYFKELGISHIELLPVNDFGGVDERMPFSQYNWGYNPVHYQAVEGSYSSDPFDPYARIEELKEVIQAFHKQGIKVIIDVVYNHVYIKEQSHFEKLVPGYFFRYDQYGFPSNGTGVGNDFASERKMARRYILDSIKYWLEEYDVDGFRFDLMGILDIETMKQVSKLTQDRKKDIFLLGEGWDLPTILPYGDKAIISNSAQLPFISFFNDQFRDSIKGSTFHLHEKGYALGNSHKRTEVRESVTGSIHFSSVLKGIFEEPVQSINYVESHDNHTFWDKMSVCCSDEQEEILRKRQRLATSMVILSQGIPFLHAGQEFYRTKKGIGNSYNSMDDINQLDWSKRECFHDDVDYVKELIKLRRSHGAFRFHTNRKIKDHFLVIEDLNPVISYHLKDVKKYGPWSDIVVVHNHLYLKKQLILPKEGTWYLACTPERCSAFEVNDIIEKQLEIEDIGTYILYCV; encoded by the coding sequence ATGCTACGAGTAAATCGTTTTTTTCAAGCGTTTTTAGACGATTATGAAACGATCACCATTTTAATTCCTAGACAAGGATACGATGGATTAGAAAAGACCTTTGTTTTATTGGATCAGGATGCATCTATTCCATTAAACATTGAAGAGAGCTATGAAGTGGAAAACCATATTAAATTCGTTTGTAAATTTAAGACGATCATTGAAATAGGGTCCTTGTATGAAATTGTTGATGAACGAGGGAGAAAAACAGATTTGCAAATAGGGGCCATCATTCGTACGAAACAATTTGATAAAGATTTTTATACAGATCAACCTTTAGGAATTTCATATTCCTCCGAAAAAATAAAAGGGAGCCTTTGGGCACCCACGGCTTTGTATGTAAAGGTTCGCCTATGGAAGTCGAACGAGCATAATATGATGGAAATGGCCTTAACTCGAGGGAATAAAGGTGTTTGGACTTTTGAGAAAAAGGGAAACTATGAAGGCTATTTCTATATGTTTTTAGTCTGTGTCAACTTAGTTTGGTATGAATTAGTGGATCCATATGCAAAAGCTGTTTCTATTAATGGAGAATGGGGAGTAGTTGTTGACTTATCCAAAACTTCAATTAGACGATTTTCCACCCCTTTTATGAAACATAAAACAGATGCTGTTATTTATGAACTTCACGTTCGAGATGCTTCTATGCATCAACGTAGTGGGATCATTGAAAAAGGTACATTTAATGGGCTAACTGAAATCCCGACAAAAACTCCCGAAGACTTGTCAACGGGATTAAGTTATTTTAAAGAATTAGGAATATCTCATATAGAACTCTTACCTGTTAATGATTTTGGTGGAGTCGATGAGAGAATGCCGTTTAGTCAATATAATTGGGGGTACAATCCTGTCCATTATCAGGCAGTAGAAGGTAGTTATTCTTCGGATCCATTTGATCCATATGCTCGAATAGAAGAGTTAAAGGAAGTCATACAAGCTTTTCATAAACAAGGAATTAAAGTCATCATTGATGTTGTGTATAATCACGTTTATATAAAAGAGCAATCTCATTTTGAAAAGTTAGTTCCTGGTTACTTTTTTCGTTATGATCAATATGGTTTTCCTTCAAATGGAACAGGTGTAGGAAATGATTTTGCATCCGAGCGTAAAATGGCTAGAAGGTATATTTTAGATAGTATTAAATATTGGCTTGAAGAATATGATGTAGATGGATTTCGATTTGATTTAATGGGAATACTTGATATCGAAACGATGAAACAAGTGTCTAAATTAACACAAGACAGGAAAAAGGATATCTTTTTACTTGGTGAAGGTTGGGATTTGCCAACAATTTTACCTTATGGAGATAAGGCAATTATCAGTAATTCTGCTCAATTACCGTTTATCTCTTTCTTTAATGATCAATTTCGTGATTCGATAAAAGGAAGTACGTTTCATTTACATGAGAAAGGATATGCCTTAGGGAATTCACATAAACGAACAGAAGTTAGAGAGTCAGTTACAGGCTCTATCCATTTTAGTAGTGTTTTAAAGGGGATTTTTGAAGAGCCAGTTCAAAGTATAAATTATGTAGAATCTCACGATAATCATACATTTTGGGATAAAATGAGTGTATGTTGTTCAGACGAACAAGAAGAGATATTAAGAAAGAGGCAAAGGCTTGCTACGTCAATGGTCATTCTTTCACAAGGAATTCCTTTTCTTCATGCAGGACAAGAATTTTATCGAACGAAAAAAGGAATAGGAAATAGTTACAACAGTATGGATGATATAAATCAGCTTGATTGGTCAAAGAGAGAGTGTTTTCATGATGATGTAGACTATGTAAAAGAACTTATCAAACTAAGGCGATCTCACGGGGCATTTAGGTTTCATACGAATAGGAAAATAAAGGATCATTTTTTGGTCATCGAGGATTTGAATCCGGTCATCAGTTATCACCTAAAGGATGTAAAAAAATATGGACCTTGGTCTGATATTGTCGTTGTTCACAATCACTTATACTTAAAAAAACAATTGATTTTACCGAAGGAAGGGACTTGGTATTTAGCATGCACACCTGAACGGTGTTCAGCTTTTGAAGTGAATGATATTATTGAAAAACAGTTGGAAATTGAAGATATAGGTACTTATATTTTGTATTGTGTATAA
- a CDS encoding M42 family metallopeptidase, with product MFSEETHQLFQTLTELQGAPGNEYLVRQFMKTELEKYSDEIVQDGLGGIFGIKHSSPTAPKIMVAGHMDEVGFMVTSVTDNGMIRFQPLGGWWNQVLLAQRVQIMTKKGPIIGVIGSIPPHLLTEDQRKRPMDIKNMLIDVGADSRDEVRGMGITPGLQIVPICPYTPMANEKKILAKAWDNRYGCGLAIELMKELAGQELSNTLYAGATVQEEVGLRGAKVAANMIKPDLFFALDASPANDMSGNKNEFGQLGKGVLLRILDKSMIMHRGIREFILDMAETNDIPYQYYVSPGGTDAGNVHIANEGIPSAVIGICSRYIHTHASMIHIDDYLAAKELLIKLVQSCDESTVQTIKENA from the coding sequence ATGTTTTCAGAAGAAACCCATCAATTATTTCAGACTTTAACAGAACTACAAGGAGCACCAGGTAATGAATACTTAGTTCGTCAGTTTATGAAAACGGAGCTTGAAAAATATTCAGATGAAATCGTTCAAGATGGTTTAGGAGGAATATTTGGGATTAAACATAGCTCTCCAACTGCACCGAAAATTATGGTAGCTGGACATATGGATGAAGTAGGTTTTATGGTAACCTCCGTTACTGATAATGGTATGATACGTTTTCAACCTTTAGGCGGTTGGTGGAACCAAGTATTGTTAGCTCAAAGAGTACAAATTATGACAAAAAAAGGTCCGATTATCGGTGTTATTGGTTCTATTCCTCCCCACTTGTTAACTGAAGATCAAAGGAAAAGACCAATGGATATAAAAAATATGTTGATTGATGTTGGAGCAGATAGTCGAGATGAGGTAAGGGGGATGGGGATCACACCAGGGCTACAGATTGTTCCTATTTGTCCTTATACGCCAATGGCAAATGAAAAGAAAATTTTAGCCAAAGCATGGGACAATCGTTATGGATGTGGTTTAGCCATTGAGTTAATGAAAGAATTAGCTGGACAGGAGCTTTCGAACACTCTTTATGCAGGAGCGACCGTACAGGAGGAAGTTGGATTAAGAGGGGCAAAAGTTGCAGCAAATATGATCAAACCGGATTTGTTTTTTGCTTTAGATGCTTCTCCTGCTAATGATATGAGTGGTAACAAAAATGAATTCGGACAACTAGGAAAAGGTGTTCTTTTACGTATTTTAGACAAATCGATGATTATGCATCGAGGAATCCGTGAGTTTATATTAGATATGGCTGAAACAAATGACATCCCTTATCAATATTATGTCTCTCCAGGCGGCACAGATGCAGGGAACGTACATATTGCAAATGAGGGAATCCCTTCAGCGGTCATTGGTATATGCTCGAGATATATACATACACATGCTTCTATGATTCACATTGACGATTATTTAGCTGCGAAAGAACTATTGATCAAGCTTGTTCAATCTTGTGATGAGTCAACGGTTCAAACAATTAAAGAAAATGCATAA
- a CDS encoding PepSY domain-containing protein encodes MKWKKTVAGISIALLTAYVVKKKLDTPYISSEKALQLAKESLKEKGMIDGSWIYTEAEDYIQNDLSYKVYKAGISTNSGGENSQYELIIDAETGTILKAQKK; translated from the coding sequence ATGAAATGGAAAAAAACCGTTGCCGGAATAAGCATTGCACTCCTTACAGCCTATGTTGTTAAAAAGAAACTAGATACACCTTATATCTCTTCTGAAAAAGCTCTTCAACTCGCAAAAGAATCGCTGAAAGAAAAAGGGATGATTGATGGATCATGGATTTATACAGAAGCAGAGGACTACATACAAAATGATCTATCCTACAAAGTTTATAAAGCTGGAATTAGCACGAATTCAGGTGGAGAAAACAGTCAGTATGAATTGATTATTGATGCCGAAACAGGGACGATCTTAAAAGCACAAAAAAAATAA
- the trmB gene encoding tRNA (guanosine(46)-N7)-methyltransferase TrmB produces the protein MRLRNKPWAKEYIEDNCDLVIPNPQQYKGKWNELFGNDHPIHIEVGTGKGQFIIGMAEQNPTINYIGIELFESVIVEALKKLKETNLENVRLLNINANDLTEIFSKNEINCVYLNFSDPWPKSRHEKRRLTYASFLKKYEEILVEEGEIHFKTDNQGLFEYSLKSFSQYGLLLKFLSLDLHNSDFEGNVMTEYEEKFSAKGQPIFRVEAKYQNVK, from the coding sequence ATGAGGTTAAGAAATAAGCCTTGGGCTAAAGAATACATTGAAGATAATTGTGATTTAGTCATTCCGAATCCTCAACAATATAAAGGGAAATGGAATGAATTATTTGGAAATGATCATCCGATTCATATTGAAGTTGGAACAGGTAAGGGTCAATTTATTATCGGAATGGCTGAACAAAACCCAACGATAAATTATATAGGAATTGAACTTTTTGAAAGTGTTATTGTCGAAGCTCTAAAAAAGCTAAAAGAGACAAACCTTGAAAATGTACGTTTGTTAAATATAAATGCAAATGATTTAACTGAGATTTTTTCAAAGAATGAAATAAATTGTGTTTATTTAAACTTTTCTGATCCATGGCCGAAATCCCGTCATGAAAAGAGACGATTAACATATGCTTCATTCCTTAAAAAGTATGAAGAAATTTTAGTTGAAGAAGGAGAAATACATTTTAAAACGGATAATCAAGGATTATTTGAATATTCTTTAAAAAGTTTTTCTCAGTATGGTTTATTATTAAAGTTTCTAAGTCTAGACCTTCATAACAGTGATTTTGAAGGAAATGTTATGACTGAATATGAAGAAAAATTTTCTGCTAAAGGACAACCTATTTTCAGGGTTGAAGCTAAATATCAAAATGTAAAGTAA
- the ytpR gene encoding YtpR family tRNA-binding protein: protein MNAFYNFEGVGDTLIISLKDIDKQKRTFDRKGDVVKIFHKDTNERVGYNIFNASNYIQVNEKGPVSLTENLVSKLNDLIKQSGFEDELEADLGPKFVVGFVEEKEKHPNADKLSICQVNVGKEVLQIVCGAPNVEAQQKVVVAKVGAVMPSGMIIKDAELRGVPSSGMICSAKELNLPDAPKEKGILVLNSEEEIGSPFQVNM, encoded by the coding sequence ATGAATGCTTTTTATAACTTTGAGGGTGTAGGAGATACGTTAATAATCTCACTAAAGGATATTGACAAGCAAAAGAGGACATTTGATCGTAAGGGAGATGTCGTGAAAATTTTTCACAAAGATACAAATGAAAGAGTCGGTTACAATATTTTTAATGCATCTAATTACATTCAAGTTAATGAGAAAGGTCCTGTATCTTTAACTGAAAACCTTGTTTCAAAATTAAACGATCTTATAAAGCAATCAGGATTTGAAGATGAATTAGAAGCGGACCTTGGCCCTAAATTTGTAGTTGGATTTGTAGAGGAAAAAGAAAAGCATCCTAATGCTGATAAATTAAGTATATGCCAAGTTAATGTAGGAAAAGAGGTTTTACAGATCGTATGTGGAGCTCCGAATGTTGAGGCCCAGCAGAAGGTTGTAGTAGCAAAGGTAGGAGCTGTCATGCCAAGTGGAATGATTATAAAGGATGCAGAGTTAAGAGGGGTTCCTTCTAGTGGGATGATCTGTTCGGCAAAAGAATTAAACCTTCCTGATGCACCGAAAGAGAAAGGAATTCTTGTATTGAATTCAGAAGAAGAAATCGGTTCTCCATTTCAGGTAAATATGTAA
- a CDS encoding YtoQ family protein has protein sequence MEIIVYLAGEIHTTWRDEFKEKAKALQLPITFVSPMENHDRSDNIGEEILGEMPNKVFKDEAASQINNLRTEVLMNKADLVIALFGEKYKQWNTAMDASSAITSNKPLILIRPETLHHPLKELSNKANVTVETINQAIKALSYILED, from the coding sequence ATGGAAATCATCGTTTATTTAGCAGGTGAGATACATACAACTTGGAGAGATGAGTTTAAAGAAAAGGCAAAAGCCCTGCAACTGCCTATTACCTTCGTAAGCCCAATGGAAAACCATGATCGTTCAGACAATATTGGTGAAGAAATATTAGGTGAAATGCCGAATAAGGTCTTTAAAGATGAGGCTGCGTCACAAATAAACAATTTACGCACAGAAGTATTAATGAATAAGGCTGACTTAGTCATCGCTTTATTTGGTGAAAAATACAAACAATGGAATACTGCAATGGATGCTAGTAGCGCAATTACTTCGAATAAACCACTTATTTTAATAAGACCTGAAACCCTTCATCATCCTTTAAAAGAACTGTCGAACAAAGCTAATGTAACAGTTGAAACTATTAATCAAGCAATTAAAGCTTTATCCTATATTTTAGAAGATTGA
- a CDS encoding DUF1444 domain-containing protein — protein sequence MKITARQMAKMIEEKLSNPSWVSKFDRERDALRVEDSETRKGVTVSLPEIISKYQENKQSALEEVVYYIKEALKVMSNDQKLTGKEKQVFPVIRSTSFAIQTNDEIPLIYDEHTAETRVYYALDLGKTYRLIDEQLMEREGWSKTRIKEMALFNVRSLPTSYKKDVVAGNTFYFLNSKDGYDASRILNDSFLKDFKESMIKGEMAVSVPHQDVLIISDIENTSGYDVLQQLTMSFFASGTVPITALSFLYNEDEHLEPIFILAENKQEGKD from the coding sequence ATGAAGATAACAGCTAGACAAATGGCGAAAATGATTGAAGAAAAACTCTCAAATCCTTCATGGGTCTCAAAATTTGATCGAGAGAGAGATGCGTTAAGAGTAGAAGACTCAGAAACGAGAAAAGGGGTCACGGTTTCTCTTCCGGAAATCATTTCTAAATATCAAGAGAATAAACAATCCGCATTAGAAGAAGTGGTTTACTACATAAAAGAAGCACTAAAAGTCATGAGTAATGATCAAAAACTAACTGGGAAGGAGAAACAAGTCTTCCCTGTTATTCGTTCCACTTCGTTCGCTATTCAAACAAATGATGAAATTCCGCTTATTTATGACGAACATACAGCTGAAACTAGAGTTTATTACGCCTTAGATCTAGGAAAAACGTATCGTTTAATTGATGAACAGTTGATGGAGAGAGAAGGCTGGAGCAAAACAAGGATTAAAGAAATGGCATTGTTTAACGTAAGATCTTTACCAACTTCATATAAAAAAGATGTTGTTGCTGGAAATACTTTTTATTTTTTAAATAGCAAGGATGGATATGACGCAAGTCGAATCTTAAATGACTCCTTTTTAAAAGACTTTAAAGAAAGTATGATTAAAGGAGAAATGGCGGTTTCAGTACCTCACCAAGATGTATTAATTATTTCAGATATTGAAAATACCTCTGGTTATGATGTTTTGCAACAACTAACGATGAGCTTTTTTGCGAGTGGGACCGTACCAATTACAGCTCTCTCATTTTTATATAATGAAGATGAGCATTTAGAGCCTATTTTTATTTTGGCGGAAAACAAACAAGAAGGGAAAGATTGA
- a CDS encoding YtzH-like family protein → MPINHEHQISILKDILAEHQLDCCGTVSEYEQMERLIKSLLANNHLQPNVKQSLESIYNYSQKGKNSSDQTIHIQNHQEQIGQWISEINSFY, encoded by the coding sequence ATGCCAATTAACCATGAGCATCAAATTTCTATACTCAAAGATATTTTAGCTGAGCACCAATTAGACTGTTGTGGCACAGTGTCAGAATATGAACAAATGGAAAGGTTAATTAAATCTCTCCTCGCTAATAATCATTTACAACCGAACGTAAAACAATCACTTGAAAGTATATATAACTACAGTCAAAAAGGGAAAAACTCTTCTGACCAGACCATTCACATTCAAAATCATCAGGAGCAAATTGGACAATGGATTAGCGAAATTAACTCATTTTATTAA
- the thpR gene encoding RNA 2',3'-cyclic phosphodiesterase, with the protein MMQPHYFLGLEVDKELATAVSYWLGGTMGNHFKQYVHPLDYHITVAFLGDRNPKQIDGQLADIIGEIPSIKMELTEVDLFGLEKKPRIFWIGLKYNQSLFFLKKEVDKIIAEHGYKIDTRPYTPHITLSKRWISENEFQREKINHLFPFKGHTFSVNELHLYETNIHRSPKYKKIQSWEFTEK; encoded by the coding sequence ATGATGCAACCACATTACTTTTTAGGTCTTGAAGTAGATAAAGAATTAGCAACAGCCGTATCTTATTGGTTAGGTGGAACAATGGGAAATCACTTTAAACAATATGTACATCCTTTAGATTATCATATTACTGTTGCTTTTTTAGGGGATCGAAATCCAAAGCAAATAGACGGTCAACTTGCCGATATTATAGGTGAAATACCTTCAATTAAAATGGAATTAACTGAAGTAGATCTGTTTGGCCTTGAAAAAAAACCACGAATCTTCTGGATAGGCTTAAAATATAATCAAAGCTTATTTTTCTTAAAGAAAGAAGTAGACAAAATTATTGCCGAACATGGATACAAAATAGACACTCGTCCCTATACTCCTCATATTACCTTATCGAAAAGGTGGATAAGTGAAAATGAATTTCAAAGAGAGAAGATCAATCATTTATTTCCATTTAAGGGACATACATTTAGCGTCAATGAATTACATCTTTATGAAACGAACATTCATCGCTCTCCAAAATATAAAAAGATCCAATCATGGGAATTTACAGAAAAATAA
- a CDS encoding thioredoxin family protein — protein MKQIQSIQEFEEARNQSLGIFMFTANWCPDCQVIDPILPEIEEENSQYTFYSVNRDNFIDLCVELNIFGIPSFVAFHKGKEIGRFVSKERKTKEQIEEFIQTLKGVSNEDNS, from the coding sequence ATGAAACAAATTCAAAGTATACAAGAATTCGAAGAAGCACGTAACCAGAGTCTAGGTATTTTTATGTTTACGGCTAATTGGTGTCCCGATTGCCAGGTAATTGATCCGATTCTTCCTGAAATTGAAGAGGAAAACAGCCAGTACACTTTTTATTCAGTGAATCGAGACAACTTTATTGATTTATGTGTGGAACTTAATATATTTGGAATTCCTAGTTTTGTTGCTTTTCATAAAGGAAAAGAAATAGGCAGGTTTGTAAGTAAAGAGAGAAAGACAAAAGAGCAAATAGAAGAATTTATCCAAACTTTAAAGGGTGTATCGAATGAAGATAACAGCTAG